A section of the Thermoproteales archaeon genome encodes:
- a CDS encoding 30S ribosomal protein S2 — MEKDIELLIPLEAYLAAGIRIGTNMKNKFMERFIYSVRPDGLYLIDVRKTDERIRVAARFIAQFEPRKIVAVSARQYGQRPVQKFCSLTGCIPITGRFLPGTFTNPAFEEFIELDLLIVSDPKADHQAVSEAVSMGIPIVALCNTDSLCSFVDLVIPTNNKGRKALALIYWLLARQVLRERGELPPDGDLPVPPEDFESKIA, encoded by the coding sequence ATCGAAAAGGATATTGAATTGCTAATACCTCTTGAAGCATACCTTGCCGCGGGTATACGCATTGGAACGAATATGAAAAATAAGTTTATGGAGCGGTTTATCTACAGTGTAAGGCCTGATGGTCTATACTTAATTGATGTTCGGAAGACAGACGAAAGAATTCGCGTAGCAGCTAGGTTCATAGCCCAATTTGAGCCCCGGAAAATAGTAGCTGTTTCTGCGAGGCAATATGGTCAGCGTCCTGTTCAAAAATTTTGTTCACTAACAGGCTGCATACCGATCACTGGTAGATTTTTACCCGGAACTTTTACAAATCCAGCGTTTGAAGAGTTTATCGAGCTCGACTTGCTCATCGTGTCGGATCCAAAAGCCGATCATCAAGCTGTAAGCGAAGCCGTAAGTATGGGGATTCCAATAGTTGCTTTATGTAATACGGATAGTTTATGCAGTTTCGTCGATTTAGTTATACCAACCAATAATAAGGGACGGAAAGCCTTGGCTTTAATATATTGGTTGCTTGCCCGGCAGGTCCTTAGGGAGCGAGGAGAACTTCCTCCGGATGGAGACTTACCAGTGCCACCGGAAGATTTTGAAAGCAAGATTGCGTAA